A DNA window from Pseudomonas resinovorans NBRC 106553 contains the following coding sequences:
- a CDS encoding DUF1302 domain-containing protein — protein MATINTRAVSTVTRLLTSLWLLTPAISQDAGAMLLDLESDDWEVRFDNTIRYNAAWRMERQNKDFLRSPAFDDTENKFDRGDLVTNRFDLLSELDAVYQGSHGFRLSAAGWYDQVYQGKAKPNPQLVNSGNYFNDHYNSYATRYMAGPSGELLDAFVFSNFQLGDVGVGAKAGKHNVYWGESLFTLGNSIAYSQGPVDTIKSASSPGTEAKELFLPINQLSADLSLSNELSLGMQYLLDWKPFRLVPGGTFYANSDGSRADLASPPALVNGDDLEPGSKHGEYGLNLRWSPMALGGTLGLYYRKFNEKLPWSFTQIEGRTPRAVRLAYARDTELWGLSLSRNIAQMSVATELSYRKNTALVSRSGYPVLVAAGEEPSFETAEGARGNSWHALVNAVYLLPRTALWEGGTFQGEVTYNRLDKITDDPQNRFNAEGHGCTSAYTRHCATRDAWGMQLRFTPEWPQVLPGWNLSMPVNLAWGIDGNSPTLGGTNEGSYSWTVGLSGVYRSAHTFTLSYIDSYARYDTRADGTVTTDFTSGAAVQNDHGRVSFTYKTTF, from the coding sequence ATGGCGACAATAAATACAAGAGCCGTATCGACTGTTACCCGTCTACTGACCTCTCTCTGGCTACTCACACCAGCCATTTCGCAGGATGCCGGGGCAATGTTGCTCGATCTGGAGAGCGACGACTGGGAAGTCCGCTTCGACAACACCATCCGTTACAACGCCGCCTGGCGCATGGAGCGCCAGAACAAGGACTTCCTGCGCTCGCCGGCCTTCGACGACACGGAAAACAAGTTTGACCGCGGTGATCTGGTGACCAATCGCTTCGACCTGCTCAGCGAACTGGACGCGGTGTACCAGGGCAGCCACGGTTTCCGATTGAGCGCTGCCGGCTGGTACGACCAGGTCTACCAGGGCAAGGCGAAGCCAAATCCGCAGTTGGTGAACAGCGGCAACTATTTCAACGATCACTACAACAGTTACGCCACCCGATACATGGCCGGCCCCTCCGGCGAGCTGCTGGACGCCTTCGTCTTCTCCAACTTCCAGCTTGGAGATGTGGGCGTGGGTGCCAAGGCTGGCAAGCACAACGTCTACTGGGGTGAGTCTCTATTCACCCTGGGCAACAGCATCGCCTATTCCCAAGGGCCGGTGGACACCATCAAGTCCGCCTCCAGCCCTGGCACCGAGGCCAAGGAACTGTTCCTACCGATAAACCAGTTGTCGGCTGACCTCAGCCTGAGCAACGAGCTGTCCCTGGGCATGCAGTATCTGCTGGACTGGAAGCCGTTCCGCCTGGTACCGGGAGGCACTTTCTACGCCAACTCTGACGGCTCGCGCGCGGATCTTGCCTCACCGCCGGCACTGGTCAACGGCGACGACCTGGAGCCTGGTAGCAAACACGGCGAGTATGGATTGAACCTACGCTGGAGCCCCATGGCCCTGGGCGGCACGCTGGGACTGTACTACCGCAAGTTCAACGAGAAGCTGCCCTGGAGCTTCACCCAGATCGAAGGTCGTACACCGCGCGCAGTACGACTGGCCTACGCGCGGGATACTGAACTCTGGGGCCTTAGCCTGTCCCGCAACATCGCCCAGATGAGCGTGGCTACCGAGTTGTCCTATCGCAAGAACACCGCCCTGGTGTCCCGGTCCGGATACCCAGTGCTCGTTGCCGCGGGCGAGGAGCCCAGCTTCGAAACTGCCGAAGGCGCTCGGGGTAATTCTTGGCACGCCCTGGTTAATGCGGTCTATCTGCTGCCTAGGACTGCCCTCTGGGAGGGGGGCACCTTCCAGGGAGAGGTTACCTACAACCGTTTGGACAAGATCACCGACGACCCGCAGAACCGGTTCAACGCCGAAGGCCATGGCTGCACCTCGGCATACACCAGGCACTGCGCCACCCGCGACGCCTGGGGCATGCAGCTGCGCTTCACGCCTGAATGGCCGCAGGTGCTGCCGGGTTGGAACCTCTCTATGCCGGTCAACCTGGCCTGGGGCATCGATGGCAACAGTCCGACTCTAGGTGGCACCAATGAAGGTTCCTACAGCTGGACGGTGGGCCTCAGTGGCGTATACCGCAGCGCCCATACCTTCACCCTCAGCTACATCGACTCCTACGCCCGTTACGACACCCGCGCCGACGGCACCGTGACGACTGACTTCACCAGTGGTGCGGCAGTGCAGAACGACCATGGACGGGTGTCTTTCACCTACAAGACGACCTTCTGA
- a CDS encoding aldo/keto reductase, producing MRYKLLGNTGLRVSELCLGTMTFGTQGWGAEEGEAARILARFRECGGNFIDTANEVYAGGRSEEVVGRLVEGYREEMVLATKYSLAYPGGGNPNAGGNHRKSLRRSVEASLQRLGTDYIDLLWVHAWDSNTPMEETLRALDDLVRQGKVLYTGISNAPAWVVASANTQARLQGWTPFAALQAEFNLLERSVEHDLLPMCRHFGLSLAAWSPLASGILSGKYSSGKDAGQAKRLDVAGLKTLDERSLAIAEAVSQVAHAIGRSPSQVALNWLRAQPGVIPLLGVRTFAQLEDNLGCLDFQLERGHLATLAELGAPPAQYPHDYLAKYQELIAAGYKRLTDSN from the coding sequence ATGCGTTACAAGTTACTCGGTAATACAGGGCTGCGCGTTTCGGAGCTCTGCCTCGGCACCATGACCTTTGGCACCCAGGGTTGGGGGGCAGAGGAGGGCGAAGCGGCCCGGATACTCGCGCGCTTCCGTGAGTGCGGCGGCAACTTCATCGACACCGCCAATGAAGTCTATGCCGGAGGCCGCTCCGAAGAGGTCGTGGGGCGCCTGGTCGAGGGCTACCGCGAGGAGATGGTTCTGGCCACCAAGTACTCCCTGGCCTATCCCGGTGGCGGCAACCCCAATGCGGGCGGTAACCACCGCAAAAGCCTGCGGCGCTCGGTAGAGGCGAGTCTGCAGCGGCTCGGCACCGATTACATTGACCTGCTCTGGGTACACGCCTGGGACAGCAACACTCCAATGGAGGAAACACTTCGCGCGCTTGACGACCTGGTACGCCAGGGAAAGGTGCTTTACACCGGTATCTCCAACGCGCCGGCGTGGGTGGTGGCCAGCGCAAATACTCAGGCGCGGCTTCAGGGGTGGACTCCTTTTGCCGCGCTGCAGGCGGAATTCAACCTGCTGGAGCGAAGTGTGGAGCATGATCTGCTACCCATGTGCCGGCACTTCGGGCTGAGCCTGGCCGCCTGGTCGCCGCTGGCGAGCGGCATCCTCAGCGGCAAGTACAGCTCCGGTAAGGACGCTGGTCAGGCCAAGCGTCTAGACGTGGCCGGGCTCAAGACCCTGGACGAGCGCAGTCTGGCCATTGCCGAGGCGGTAAGCCAGGTGGCTCACGCGATCGGCCGCAGCCCTTCGCAGGTGGCGCTTAATTGGCTGCGTGCGCAGCCGGGCGTGATCCCGTTGCTGGGCGTGCGGACCTTCGCGCAACTAGAGGACAACCTCGGTTGCCTGGACTTCCAGCTGGAGCGAGGGCACCTAGCGACCCTCGCCGAGTTGGGAGCGCCACCCGCGCAGTATCCCCATGACTATCTGGCCAAATACCAGGAACTGATCGCTGCCGGTTACAAACGGCTGACCGACTCAAACTGA
- a CDS encoding MFS transporter: MTVLQQEHMSPRIAWRIYAVLLFSTFVTIEAMTFQAPALPSIVRHYGVSMNSSALIILVFFVASTTCSPIMGRLADAIGRKKMLMIGLVVFSASEFAAAVSPTFELLLAARLLQGVGVACIIPVVLAYIGFLFPDERRGMALGIFTAAMSLGATTGALLGGLLVDAFGWQIIYWLSGLLGVVGLLLIAALVPETTVLGQRRGYDLGGSLLLFLALGGLLSIPTAASKLGPTSPYTLAALVIGVVAALLLWKLEQRVADPVIDIGILRNPAFTLPAGLYLLSVMCLAGLTYSLAFFISERPGGSASQVGFINMCVYGCSMISAPIAGRLADKYDCRRIVVVSMFAILLGMLTISTIRLSTPLWMIAGIVVLIGFANGMKTPALMKLMMSAVPRAKLAAGSGLFTMMKDFGSPAGATFGLGVFGSAVTLIAQQSIQERASQIGASPELLGQLARIDQTTPSPELSAQLQKLGVDASELLLAGRLDGLASAIPWVTGSLVAVLVLMLLLSLRLQRRPVQANNTPHQPANVPEALR; the protein is encoded by the coding sequence ATGACAGTATTACAACAAGAACACATGTCCCCACGTATTGCCTGGCGCATCTACGCGGTACTGTTGTTCAGTACCTTCGTCACCATCGAAGCGATGACTTTCCAGGCCCCGGCGCTGCCTAGCATCGTCCGACACTACGGCGTTTCGATGAATTCATCGGCGTTGATCATTCTGGTGTTCTTCGTCGCATCCACCACCTGCTCGCCGATCATGGGGCGCCTGGCCGACGCCATTGGCCGCAAGAAGATGCTGATGATCGGCCTTGTGGTGTTCTCCGCTTCCGAATTCGCCGCGGCAGTCTCACCCACCTTCGAGCTCCTCCTGGCTGCGCGGCTGCTACAGGGGGTGGGCGTGGCCTGCATCATTCCCGTAGTGCTGGCCTATATCGGCTTTCTCTTTCCCGATGAGCGGCGCGGCATGGCGCTTGGTATTTTCACCGCTGCCATGAGCCTTGGCGCCACCACCGGCGCCCTGCTCGGCGGCCTGCTGGTGGACGCTTTCGGTTGGCAGATCATCTATTGGCTAAGCGGCCTGCTGGGCGTCGTCGGCCTGCTGCTAATTGCCGCCCTGGTGCCGGAAACCACCGTACTCGGCCAGCGCCGTGGCTACGATCTGGGCGGCTCGCTGTTGCTTTTCCTGGCTCTCGGCGGCCTGCTGTCAATCCCCACCGCCGCCAGTAAGCTCGGCCCGACCTCGCCCTACACTCTCGCAGCTCTCGTCATTGGCGTGGTCGCCGCGCTGTTGCTGTGGAAGCTGGAACAACGCGTGGCCGACCCAGTGATCGACATTGGCATCCTGCGCAACCCCGCCTTCACCCTGCCCGCCGGACTTTACCTGCTGAGTGTCATGTGCCTGGCCGGCCTCACCTATTCGCTGGCCTTCTTCATCAGCGAGCGCCCGGGTGGTAGCGCCTCCCAGGTGGGCTTCATCAACATGTGCGTGTACGGCTGCTCGATGATCTCCGCCCCAATAGCCGGGCGCCTGGCCGACAAGTACGACTGCCGACGCATCGTGGTGGTGTCTATGTTCGCCATCCTGCTGGGCATGCTGACGATAAGCACTATCCGACTGAGTACGCCGCTGTGGATGATCGCCGGCATTGTCGTACTGATCGGTTTCGCCAACGGCATGAAGACACCGGCGCTGATGAAACTGATGATGAGCGCAGTGCCACGCGCCAAGCTGGCCGCGGGCAGCGGTTTGTTCACCATGATGAAGGACTTCGGCTCGCCCGCCGGCGCCACCTTCGGCCTCGGCGTGTTTGGCAGCGCGGTGACCCTGATCGCCCAGCAGTCGATCCAGGAGCGCGCCAGCCAGATTGGCGCCAGCCCCGAGTTGCTTGGCCAATTGGCGCGTATTGATCAGACCACGCCGAGCCCGGAACTTAGCGCTCAACTGCAGAAACTTGGCGTCGATGCCAGTGAACTGCTTCTAGCCGGCAGGTTGGACGGACTGGCCTCGGCCATCCCTTGGGTAACCGGCTCGCTGGTCGCAGTGCTGGTACTGATGCTGCTACTCAGTTTGCGCCTGCAGCGTCGTCCAGTGCAGGCGAACAACACCCCTCATCAACCCGCGAATGTGCCCGAAGCGCTTCGATGA
- a CDS encoding acyl-CoA reductase — MNAVNQTQISRVCHIVKGEVVEGAELEYGPAHARFTTPALKLDDLVWSRQAPGPAFDTPLDEILDILGELGRWLERDPEGLVRQALENAIRNNPMHPRVMQRSYEMMPRIFDRERLMVQIDNELGGKTAVDGWKPVTNLLSGRSAAMRAFPARILHIIAGNAPGVAAVSIARGAVTKAVNLIKLPSNDLFTAPAILRGLSAVAPGHALARSFSAAYWRGGDDKVESLLMRPQFFDKLAAWGGDATLRSAKNYICPGFELVSFDPKTSISMIGREAFASDELLAEVADKAAADATLVEQLACASSRYQFVEGTQEQADRFAELLQQRMGTERQLASAEGRPVPGHLREEIDGLRVMPDYYRIWGDYSGSGLVVRSEEPVDFHPEFRVVNVVPVKDLRDALRFVNVATQTVSLFPDERKIELRDLLASAGAQRVTCIGASGGMEGGLAHDGFLPLARLVRWINDEG, encoded by the coding sequence ATGAATGCAGTGAACCAAACCCAGATTTCCCGCGTCTGCCACATCGTCAAGGGCGAGGTGGTGGAGGGGGCTGAGCTCGAGTACGGCCCAGCTCATGCACGCTTCACCACGCCAGCGCTGAAGCTGGACGATCTGGTCTGGAGCCGCCAGGCGCCAGGCCCGGCCTTCGATACTCCGCTGGATGAGATTCTCGACATTCTTGGCGAGCTTGGCCGTTGGCTGGAGCGCGATCCGGAAGGCCTGGTCAGGCAGGCTCTGGAAAATGCCATCCGTAACAACCCCATGCACCCAAGAGTCATGCAGCGCTCTTACGAGATGATGCCGCGAATCTTCGACCGCGAGCGGCTCATGGTGCAGATCGACAACGAACTGGGCGGCAAGACAGCCGTGGACGGTTGGAAGCCGGTCACCAATCTGCTCAGTGGCCGCTCCGCAGCAATGCGTGCCTTTCCCGCGCGCATCCTCCACATCATCGCTGGCAATGCACCTGGGGTCGCGGCCGTATCCATCGCTAGGGGCGCGGTGACCAAGGCGGTCAACCTGATCAAACTGCCGTCCAACGACCTGTTCACGGCTCCCGCCATCTTGCGCGGCCTCTCCGCGGTAGCGCCGGGTCATGCCCTGGCGCGCTCTTTCTCGGCGGCATACTGGCGCGGGGGCGACGATAAGGTGGAAAGCCTGCTGATGCGGCCGCAGTTCTTCGACAAGCTGGCGGCTTGGGGCGGCGACGCCACCTTGCGAAGCGCGAAGAACTACATCTGCCCGGGCTTCGAACTGGTGTCCTTCGATCCGAAAACATCCATTTCCATGATCGGGCGAGAAGCCTTTGCTTCCGACGAATTGCTCGCCGAAGTAGCGGACAAGGCCGCCGCCGATGCCACCCTGGTTGAGCAACTGGCCTGCGCCTCCAGTCGATACCAGTTCGTGGAGGGCACCCAGGAGCAAGCTGATCGCTTCGCCGAACTGCTGCAACAGCGCATGGGCACGGAACGTCAGCTGGCTTCCGCGGAGGGGCGCCCGGTACCTGGTCATCTTCGTGAAGAGATCGACGGCCTGCGGGTGATGCCGGACTACTACCGGATATGGGGCGACTACAGCGGTTCTGGTCTGGTGGTCCGTTCGGAGGAACCGGTGGATTTCCACCCTGAGTTCCGCGTGGTCAATGTGGTGCCGGTCAAGGATCTGCGAGATGCACTGCGCTTCGTCAACGTCGCGACTCAAACCGTCAGCCTTTTCCCCGATGAACGCAAGATTGAACTGCGTGATCTGCTGGCTTCGGCCGGTGCCCAACGTGTTACCTGCATCGGTGCTTCCGGCGGCATGGAGGGCGGACTGGCCCACGACGGCTTCCTGCCGCTCGCGAGGCTGGTGCGCTGGATCAACGATGAAGGCTGA
- a CDS encoding alpha-hydroxy-acid oxidizing protein — protein sequence MTIVATIEDLQRLASRRVPRMFYDLVDADSYSEGTYRANEADLSRIKLRQRVAVDVGARNLKTCLLGEEVTMPVALAPAGLTGMQRADGEILAARAAERFGVPFTLSTISVLPSIVDAVAARTEVWMDGGVRSGQDVFKACALGARGVMIGRGYLYGLGAEGEAGVDKCLDIIRRELDATLALSGTADIRKAGRDNLVAGTW from the coding sequence TTGACCATAGTTGCAACCATCGAAGACCTTCAGCGGCTTGCCAGCCGCCGCGTACCGCGAATGTTCTACGACCTGGTGGACGCCGACTCATACAGCGAAGGGACCTACCGCGCCAACGAGGCGGACCTCTCGCGTATCAAGCTACGCCAGCGCGTCGCCGTCGATGTCGGCGCGCGTAACCTGAAGACCTGCCTGTTGGGCGAGGAGGTCACCATGCCAGTGGCCCTGGCACCGGCCGGCCTCACCGGCATGCAGAGAGCCGACGGTGAGATACTTGCGGCCCGCGCGGCTGAGCGTTTTGGCGTACCCTTCACTCTGAGTACCATCAGCGTTCTGCCGTCCATTGTGGATGCCGTGGCAGCGCGCACTGAAGTCTGGATGGATGGAGGTGTGCGCAGCGGACAGGACGTCTTCAAAGCCTGCGCCTTGGGCGCCCGGGGAGTCATGATCGGACGTGGTTATCTTTACGGTCTGGGCGCGGAAGGTGAGGCTGGCGTCGATAAATGCCTGGACATCATTCGCCGGGAGCTCGATGCGACATTGGCTCTGAGTGGCACTGCTGATATCCGCAAAGCAGGGCGCGACAACTTGGTAGCAGGCACCTGGTAG
- a CDS encoding SDR family oxidoreductase, whose protein sequence is MSSEQMQCGFPGLSLAGQVALVTGAGRGLGFEMAKGLAQAGARVWLNGRDSKQLEESCARLVESGLQAWALPFDVEDETAAAAAVRLILCEQGRLDILVNNVGRRDRRSLFELDSQTLRAMLENHLVAAFGLSRLVAAPMMEQGGGRIINLASVSAFLASTKDAAYIAAKGGLVALTRALAAELGGHGVTVNAIAPGPFATETNQGLASSPESQAWIARRSSLGRWGRPEEIAGAAVFLASPAASFVTGQVLAVDGGLLAHY, encoded by the coding sequence ATGAGCAGCGAACAGATGCAGTGCGGATTCCCCGGCCTATCCCTGGCTGGCCAAGTGGCGTTGGTTACGGGCGCCGGTCGGGGGTTGGGCTTCGAAATGGCGAAGGGGCTGGCCCAGGCCGGGGCACGGGTCTGGCTCAATGGCCGTGATTCGAAGCAACTGGAAGAGTCCTGCGCACGGCTGGTCGAAAGCGGGCTGCAGGCTTGGGCCTTGCCCTTCGACGTGGAAGACGAGACAGCGGCGGCTGCGGCCGTGCGGCTCATTCTCTGTGAGCAAGGGCGGCTGGACATCTTGGTAAACAATGTCGGCCGGCGTGATCGCCGCTCCTTGTTCGAGTTGGATAGCCAGACGCTGCGCGCCATGCTCGAAAACCACCTGGTGGCGGCCTTCGGCCTGAGCAGGTTGGTGGCGGCACCGATGATGGAGCAGGGCGGTGGCAGGATCATCAACCTGGCCTCGGTCTCCGCCTTCCTCGCTTCGACAAAAGATGCAGCCTACATCGCGGCCAAGGGCGGTCTGGTTGCCTTGACCCGTGCGCTTGCAGCAGAACTCGGGGGCCATGGAGTCACGGTTAATGCCATAGCGCCCGGGCCTTTTGCCACTGAGACCAACCAGGGGTTGGCGAGCAGCCCGGAGAGCCAGGCTTGGATTGCCCGGCGCAGCTCCCTGGGCCGCTGGGGGCGACCCGAGGAAATTGCGGGCGCGGCCGTATTCCTTGCATCTCCGGCGGCCTCCTTCGTCACCGGCCAAGTGCTGGCGGTGGATGGAGGATTGCTGGCGCATTACTGA
- a CDS encoding DUF1329 domain-containing protein: MKKLECMTLATLGLLVAMRVFATPTEQEISQLGTTLTPLGAEMAGNRDGSIPPWDGGLCKPPAGYQPKKGESGGGPWMDPFANEQPILKITSDNLTQYADKLDEGTKELFQRYPASFRVDVYPSHRTACYPQWVYDNTIKNVRNPKLVGGAPGLLNAHAQIPFPIPKNGYEAMWNQSVRVDVPYVKGDQETWLVDAAGNVTLTSINRVEQSKPYWDNERQAVPDEQPYWTLISTTVAPASSAGVKQLRHNFLDTEHRDPMAWSYVPGQRRVRLSPEFKYDTVSTSSGGVLLFDEISGFDGKMDKFDFVLKGKREMYIPANAYKFNGASSELVNTPNHANPDYLRFELRRVWVVEAHLKPGERHVQKTKMFYLDEDSWSVAIYNAFDNTGAIQKVTYYPGFQEYDKPQYRTAPNVLYDLTKRVYTHGARMGAEKSSGFYRVARYPSTYFSPGSLAGTGIR; encoded by the coding sequence ATGAAAAAGCTTGAGTGCATGACGCTGGCGACCCTGGGCCTCCTAGTTGCCATGCGGGTATTCGCGACACCCACGGAACAGGAAATTAGCCAGTTGGGTACCACTCTCACACCACTGGGTGCAGAGATGGCGGGTAATCGGGATGGAAGCATTCCTCCATGGGATGGCGGTCTCTGTAAGCCTCCGGCGGGCTATCAGCCGAAGAAGGGTGAGTCAGGTGGTGGCCCCTGGATGGATCCTTTCGCCAACGAGCAACCGATCCTGAAGATCACCAGTGACAATCTGACCCAGTACGCCGACAAGCTGGATGAGGGGACCAAGGAGTTGTTCCAGCGCTACCCGGCGAGCTTCCGGGTCGATGTCTATCCCTCTCACAGGACCGCGTGCTACCCACAATGGGTCTATGACAACACCATCAAGAATGTGCGCAACCCAAAACTGGTGGGCGGAGCCCCCGGACTGCTCAATGCCCACGCGCAGATTCCTTTCCCTATCCCCAAGAACGGCTATGAGGCCATGTGGAACCAGTCGGTGCGGGTGGATGTGCCCTATGTGAAGGGCGACCAGGAAACCTGGCTGGTGGACGCTGCCGGCAACGTCACCCTTACCTCCATCAACCGGGTCGAGCAGAGCAAACCGTATTGGGACAACGAGCGACAGGCCGTGCCGGACGAGCAACCCTACTGGACCCTGATTTCCACCACAGTGGCGCCGGCTTCCAGCGCCGGGGTCAAGCAGCTAAGGCACAACTTCCTCGACACGGAGCACCGTGACCCGATGGCCTGGTCCTATGTGCCGGGGCAGCGAAGGGTCCGGCTTTCGCCCGAGTTCAAGTACGACACCGTCTCCACCAGCTCCGGCGGGGTTCTGCTGTTCGACGAGATCAGTGGCTTCGACGGCAAGATGGATAAATTCGACTTTGTGCTGAAGGGCAAGCGGGAGATGTACATCCCGGCCAACGCCTATAAATTCAACGGAGCTTCCAGCGAGTTGGTGAACACCCCGAACCACGCGAACCCTGACTATCTGAGGTTCGAACTGCGCCGAGTTTGGGTCGTGGAGGCCCACCTCAAGCCGGGTGAGCGTCATGTGCAGAAAACCAAGATGTTCTACTTGGACGAGGACAGCTGGTCGGTGGCCATCTACAACGCTTTCGACAACACCGGGGCTATCCAGAAAGTTACCTACTACCCAGGGTTCCAGGAGTATGACAAGCCGCAGTACCGCACGGCGCCCAACGTCCTCTACGACCTGACCAAACGCGTATACACCCATGGCGCACGCATGGGCGCGGAGAAGTCATCCGGCTTCTATCGAGTGGCACGCTACCCCAGCACCTACTTTTCCCCCGGCTCTCTGGCCGGTACCGGCATTCGCTGA
- a CDS encoding amidohydrolase family protein, with protein MKLDDLILVSVDDHIVEPPTMFEQHLTTAQKAFAPKVLKDKNGADYWLFEGRRAGNIGLNAVVGRLREEYGCEPISFDQMRKGAWDIHARIDDMNANGLLASLNFPSVVTFDGSLFHQFENKQNALALLQAYNDWHIDEWCGSYPGRNIPNAIIPYWDINASVAEIKRVVAKGCHAISFSDNPSLKGQPSIHDAHWEPLWKVCAENKVVINIHIGSGAQAPHASMNSPIDSWIITMPISIVNSAADWLHLKALQRYPDLKISLSEGGIGWIPYFLERADFVHEHHKAWTYADFGGKKPSEVFREHFQTCFIDDRFGLKNLEDIGEDNVAYECDYPHSDTVWPESADMLFDSLKHLPDSTIDKITHGNALRLYNFDAFGKMGGRDKCTVSALRALATNVDTTPKSFGGPAPLKEGEVRRRVTSGDIIKMFTAVAKEDGKIMAEEA; from the coding sequence ATGAAACTTGATGATCTCATTCTTGTCAGCGTCGACGACCACATCGTCGAGCCGCCCACCATGTTCGAGCAGCACCTCACCACTGCCCAGAAAGCTTTCGCCCCCAAGGTACTGAAAGACAAGAACGGGGCTGATTACTGGCTGTTCGAAGGCCGTCGTGCCGGCAACATCGGCCTCAACGCCGTGGTCGGTCGCCTGCGCGAGGAGTATGGCTGCGAGCCGATCTCCTTCGATCAGATGCGTAAAGGCGCTTGGGACATCCATGCGCGCATCGACGATATGAACGCAAACGGCCTGCTGGCCTCGCTGAATTTCCCCAGCGTAGTGACCTTCGACGGCAGCCTGTTCCACCAGTTCGAGAACAAGCAGAACGCGCTCGCCCTGCTGCAGGCCTACAACGACTGGCACATCGACGAATGGTGCGGCAGCTACCCGGGCCGCAACATCCCCAACGCCATCATTCCCTACTGGGACATCAACGCGTCGGTGGCCGAGATCAAACGCGTCGTTGCCAAGGGCTGCCACGCCATCTCCTTCTCCGACAACCCTTCGCTGAAGGGCCAGCCGAGCATCCATGACGCCCATTGGGAACCGCTATGGAAGGTCTGTGCCGAGAACAAGGTGGTTATCAACATCCATATCGGCTCAGGTGCGCAGGCTCCCCATGCTTCGATGAATTCGCCTATCGACTCCTGGATCATCACCATGCCGATTTCCATCGTGAACTCGGCTGCCGATTGGCTGCACCTCAAGGCCCTGCAACGCTACCCCGACCTGAAGATATCCCTGTCCGAAGGCGGTATCGGCTGGATTCCCTACTTCCTCGAGCGCGCCGACTTCGTCCACGAGCACCACAAGGCCTGGACCTACGCCGATTTCGGCGGCAAGAAGCCCAGCGAAGTGTTCCGTGAACACTTCCAGACCTGCTTCATCGACGACCGCTTCGGTCTGAAGAACCTCGAGGACATCGGCGAAGACAACGTCGCCTACGAGTGCGACTACCCGCACTCGGATACCGTCTGGCCGGAATCGGCCGACATGCTGTTCGACTCCCTCAAGCACCTGCCCGACTCCACCATCGACAAGATCACCCACGGCAATGCCCTGCGTCTCTACAACTTCGATGCTTTTGGCAAGATGGGCGGCCGCGACAAATGCACCGTGAGCGCCCTGCGCGCCCTGGCGACGAACGTGGACACCACACCGAAGTCCTTTGGTGGCCCGGCCCCGCTCAAGGAAGGTGAAGTTCGCCGTCGCGTGACCTCCGGCGACATCATCAAGATGTTTACCGCCGTGGCCAAGGAAGACGGCAAGATCATGGCTGAAGAAGCCTGA
- a CDS encoding cache domain-containing protein, with translation MEFGRIMGWVGMLVSAVLAGGVSAAPGGYEAEEQEARALLESAVAYYREHKAQALPVFSRQGPFVRGNHYVYVLDINGVMLASGGPSASLIGSNLLEQLPPELKTSFDEALKVKEGQGIQEAEYHWTNWQTGRTERKRVLFQRVDDVLLGAGYFISKASPAHARDLLAKAAAAVSAGPQQTFAAINSENLAFLQDDLYVFVVDMSTSRYVAHGYNQRLVGTDFRRVKDPQGKPVGEPMLAAAKKSNSGEYDYLWENPLSRKLERKHTYFRRVGDYLVSVGYYEKVGD, from the coding sequence ATGGAATTTGGCAGGATCATGGGCTGGGTAGGAATGCTGGTTAGCGCTGTACTCGCTGGAGGCGTCAGCGCCGCGCCGGGTGGTTACGAGGCTGAGGAGCAGGAGGCGCGAGCGTTGCTGGAAAGCGCCGTGGCCTACTATCGGGAGCATAAGGCGCAGGCCTTGCCGGTGTTCAGTCGGCAGGGGCCCTTCGTGCGTGGCAACCACTATGTCTACGTGCTGGATATCAACGGTGTGATGCTGGCCAGTGGCGGACCATCCGCCAGCCTTATCGGCAGCAACCTGCTGGAGCAATTGCCGCCTGAGCTCAAGACATCCTTCGACGAAGCCTTGAAGGTCAAGGAAGGGCAGGGTATCCAGGAGGCGGAGTACCACTGGACCAATTGGCAGACCGGGCGCACCGAGCGCAAGCGCGTGCTGTTCCAGCGGGTAGATGATGTGCTGCTGGGCGCTGGCTATTTCATTTCCAAGGCATCCCCGGCCCATGCCCGGGATCTCCTTGCAAAAGCTGCGGCAGCTGTGTCGGCGGGCCCCCAGCAGACCTTTGCCGCGATCAACAGTGAGAACCTGGCTTTCCTGCAGGATGACCTTTACGTCTTCGTTGTTGATATGAGCACATCCCGCTACGTGGCCCATGGTTACAACCAGCGCTTGGTCGGCACCGACTTCCGCCGGGTCAAGGACCCGCAGGGCAAGCCGGTGGGTGAGCCGATGCTGGCGGCCGCGAAGAAGAGCAACTCAGGCGAGTACGACTACCTCTGGGAGAATCCCCTGAGCCGCAAGCTGGAGCGCAAGCACACCTACTTCCGGCGGGTCGGCGATTACCTGGTGTCCGTCGGCTACTACGAAAAAGTCGGCGACTGA